One window from the genome of Sebastes umbrosus isolate fSebUmb1 chromosome 12, fSebUmb1.pri, whole genome shotgun sequence encodes:
- the LOC119497954 gene encoding uncharacterized protein LOC119497954 has translation MTDKIFSVVVPSATLSTPTELTGSQVDAPALPMVKRPVPLPQELMFLMPETPGPLPTETTVTVPVSEALPISPETSAEPIQPPLQPPRAQSQPLPRPSAVPSCPPPQLPGYDHDVSQWNCSQQQRIWMKTELESLGLWPGSIPVRNPMKMLSLWRLPPQPELIDSISDLPSPKYFQLHPFFIWKPENDNLMARLRNNDTLPCIEGCAQPQVTSAGVGRPRVIVGITGQYYLLSSRLCCKVCRKRWYADNPLWLEKLPKRFTNLLPAILTYKKAICKSVMDELRRTGNSPTDMTKQIMEMMHLKYERAHLAYLLSCQNTMDGEAGRYDQRTITQFIRQETKPAPFGDYGDSDGWNGISVSAHYLTDCLLHEYQHQEDAIKIHIHTWKLPSTTTV, from the exons CCCCTGCTCTGCCGATGGTAAAGAGACCTGTGCCCCTTCCTCAGGAGCTGATGTTCCTGATGCCAGAAACACCAGGACCCTTGCCAACAGAGACAACTGTCACTGTTCCAG TGTCAGAGGCACTTCCGATTTCTCCTGAGACGTCTGCAGAGCCCATTCAACCGCCGCTGCAACCGCCAAGAGCTCAAA GTCAGCCATTACCCAGGCCATCAGCTGTCCCCAGCTGTCCTCCTCCACAGCTTCCTGGCTATGACCATGATGTCAGTCAGTGGAACTGTTCACAGCAGCAGAGGATCTGGATGAAGACAGAGCTGGAATCCCTGGGTCTCTGGCCAGGCTCCATTCCTGTGCGCAACCCCATGAAGATGCTGTCACTGTGGCGTCTCCCTCCCCAGCCAGAATTAATTGACAGCATCTCTGATCTTCCATCCCCAAAGTACTTTCAGCTCCATCCCTTTTTCATATGGAAGCCAGAGAATGACAACTTGATGGCGAGGCTGAGGAACAACGACACTCTGCCATGTATTGAAGGTTGTGCTCAGCCTCAAGTTACCTCTGCAGGTGTTGGTAGGCCTCGTGTGATTGTTGGCATCACTGGACAGTACTACCTGTTGTCATCCAGGCTGTGCTGCAAAGTTTGCCGGAAGAGGTGGTATGCTGACAACCCACTGTGGCTGGAAAAGCTTCCAAAGAGGTTCACAAACCTGTTGCCAGCAATACTGACCTACAAAAAGGCCATCTGTAAATCGGTCATGGACGAGCTCAGACGCACAGGTAACTCACCCACCGACATGACAAAGCAGATCATGGAGATGATGCACCTGAAATACGAACGTGCTCACCTGGCCTACCTCCTCAGCTGCCAAAACACCATGGATGGCGAGGCAGGGAGGTATGACCAAAGAACCATCACTCAGTTCATAAGACAGGAAACCAAGCCAGCTCCCTTCGGGGACTACGGGGATTCAGATGGCTGGAACGGGATCTCTGTGTCTGCACACTACCTGACTGACTGCCTGCTGCATGAGTATCAACACCAGGAAGATGCCATCAAAA tacacattcacacctggaagctgcccagtacaaccacagtctga